Below is a genomic region from Microbulbifer sp. ALW1.
TCCAGGGTTTACCATCTTTGGTCACAAACGCCGGGATAATGGTGTGAAAAGGACGCTTACCAGGCTGGTACTGGTTGAAATGCCCCTCTGTCAGACTGAACATTTCGCCGCGGTCCTGCAGAATAAAACCCAGGTCTCCCGGTGTCATTCCGGAACCCATACCGCGGTAGTTGCTCTGAATCAGCGAGACCATATTGCCGTCTTTGTCGGCGGTGGTGAGATAAATGGTGTCCCCATGGCGCAATGCTACCGTGCCCGCATCGTAACGCTTGGCCGCGCGCTCCGGGTTGATCAGTTTGCGGCGTTTTTCGGCATAGCCCTTGGAAATCAGCTCCTGAACCGGCAGCTTATTAAACGCCGGGTCCGCGTAGTACTTGGCGCGATCTTCGAATGCGAGTTTTTTTGCTTCGGTAAACAGGTGCACATATTCCGGGCTTTCACGACCGAGCTTTGCCAGATCGTAACCTTCCAGAATGTTCAGGATTTGCAGCGCGGCAATGCCCTGGCCGTTGGGTGGCAGCTCCCACACATCGTAGCCGCGGTAATTGGTGGAGACCGGATCTACCCAATCTGATTGATGACTGGCCAAATCCTCATAGGAAAGAAAGCCGCCGTTGGCTTTCATGTATCGGCCAATCTCTTGCGCTATGTCACCTTTGTAAAAGGCATCGCGACCGCCGTCAGCAATTTTCTGCAGCGTGTTGGCGAGGCGCTCATTGCGGAAAAGTTCGCCCTCCTGGGGCGCTTTTCCGCCGGGCATATAGGTTTCCCGAAAACCGGGGTACTTTTCCAGCAACGGTACCGAGCGGTTCCAGTAGTAGGCCACCAGTTGGGTGACGGGAAAACCGTTATTGGCGTAAGCGATTGCCGGCGCCAGAATATCCTTCATCGGCAGCTTGCCGAACTTTTCATGTAACTCAAACCAGCCATCCACCGCACCTGGCACCGAAACCGGCAGAGGGCCATGGGAGGGAATCTTGTCGAGGTTGTTGTCCGCAAAGTAGCGGAAAGGGAGAGATTTTGGCGAACGGCCACTGGCGTTCAAACCGTGCAGTTTTTTGTCTTTGGCACTCCAGACAATGGCAAACAAGTCGCCGCCAATACCGTTGCCCGTGGGTTCCATCAGCCCCTGTACCGCATTCGCTGCAATTGCGGCATCGACTGCAGACCCACCCTGCTTGAGGATATCCAGTGCCACTTGAGTAGCCAATGGTTGGCTGGTTGCGGCCATGCCTTCCGTCGCCAGTACCGGCGAGCGACTGGCGAACCCTTCACCGTTGACGCGGTCATAAGCGTGAACACTGGCGGCCATCAACCCAATCCCGAGCAACCCTATCCCGAGCAAACAAGTGCCGAGTAAGGCCGATACGGCGGTCGCACGGCCCCGGGCAAGACCAGATTTCAAAAGTGTCATCACGAATTTCACAATTTCTGCCTCAATCGTTATTCTCAGAGCAAGTCTCTACATTTAGTACCCGATACTCAAGTCGGTCAACCGAGGTTTCTGTGCCCCCTTTCCCGCGCGCCCTCAAGCGTACTCTCAAGATAGTAGCTAGCACCCTGCTCCTACTCCTGCTGCTGGGGACCACCGGCTGGCTTTCGCGGCATCACTGGATCCCGCCACTCGCCAATCAGTTTCTGGATGGCATAGAAGTGCGCCGGATCAACGGTTTGACTATTTCTCGCACAGAACCGGGGCTGGGACTATCGATACAGGCACTCGAACTGGTCAATGAAAACCGGCTGACCGTCCGCGTACAGGAGTTGCGTCTCGATAAGCTCATGTCCCTTTTCAGGTCGAGCGCCGACCAGAATGGCGACAAGGTAAATCGTGCTGTGCTGACCCTCGGGCGCGTGGAAATCGCCGCGGAAGCTACGGCGTTGGCCAAACCGGGTAATCAACCCTCTACGTCAAGCGCTTCCGATACCGCCAGCGGACGTTTATCGCCTACAGTATCAAGTCCCTCTTCCAGCAATGCATCCGCTCGGGATAAAGGGCCGGAACAAGTCAGTATCAGCCGTGGGCTCGCCACCCTGTATGGCTTACCTTTGCAGAAGTTGCTTATCCATCGACTCATCTGGCTCAACCATATCGATACGCCTCTTTCTCTAGTGGCGACCTTCCGGACCGAAACCGCTCAGGATAAAACCGCGAATGCTACTGGCCGCCAACTGATTTCTGCGGAATTGACCAGTAGCCGCTGTAGCGAGTGCCGTATTTCCTGGTCACTCGTAAACCAGATATCCAGGGCCAATAGTCAGCTGCAACTCTTCCACCAGAATATCCCCGTAGCCGAGCTCTCTGCCGCGCTCACCCGGCGGCAGAATGCAGTGCCCCAAAACACCGTGGTTTGGGATGCCGAAGCCAAACTGGAAGCCGCTGCGCAACCCTTGCTCAATTTACTCAATGCGGCCGCTATTTCAATGCCCACCTCACCCTTGACCGAGGGAACAGCGTTGTCGGGAACGCTGAATGCCAGAACCCTGAGCGAATTGCCCGATCAGATTGAGCGGCTGAATGGCCTTAAAGACATCACACTGGAGCTTGGCGCCGATGCTTTGCACGTAGAATTGCCGGAAACGATCGGGGGAATCCCCCTGGCCATTTCGGTAAATTCAATCCGACCGCTCGCGGCAAAGGTACCTTCACTGGCGCCATTTCAGGTGGAATCACTGGCCGGCGAATTCTCCGTTGCGGTCTCCAACCCGGGCTCGAATGCCGTCAATGTATCAAGGCCGGCGACAATATTGAAAAGCGATATCGCCCTGGCTACTGAAGAACAGATACCCCTGGTGGAATTTAATGGAGAGTACGACCTGGCCCAGGCAAACGATTTGCTTCGCAGTCCGAAATGGCAAAAAGTGCTCTCTCCCTATCGTATAGGTCAACTCAGTGGCCTCCATCGCATTACGGGCCGCTTCTCATTGCCAAAAGTCGAGGAGATTTCCAACCGGATAAAAAACGGTCTAATTCACGATTTTTCCGCGACAATCCACCCCGCGCAAGGTCAAAGTACCGAGCTCACTGTCACGCTACCGGAAAAAAACAACCCACTGGCGTTCGCGCAATGGCAACGCATCCACACTCGCCTTTCCACCGAGAGTGGTATTGAAATTTCAGCTGCGGCGTTGCCCGGCAGCGTCACACTGAAAGCAGCCGACCTGCAAATTGCGTCAACCGCGGGCGCCGGCTCAGAACCACTTTCTTCCGATAGCCCCTCATTGAACGGCCGACTGCAAGCCGTGCAATGCTCCAGTTTACCGGGTCTGCACTGCCAGCTGCAATTGAAGGCAGAACTTCCGGCACTAGCCGTGGAGGATGCCGCCATGTCATTGAAAGACCTGAGCGTAGAGTCCTCACTGACCTTGGACAGACCATCAGAAAACACCCAAACGCGCCTGGTATTCCAGGCTTTGAACATTACCGCCGACCAGCTGAAGTCCGGTGCTGTAACCATCGACTCGCCAGAAGTGTTCGCGGAAAGGGCTGGCTGTGACATGGAACCGGACACCCTTCGCTGTAACAGCCCGCAGCTGGCGCTCAGCCTGGCGCCCCTGACGCTAGTGGATAATCAACTCAGCGGTGTACTGTTCCTTGAGGAGCTCACTATTGAGAAAAAACCCTGGGAGAAAAAACCCTGGGAGAAAAAATCTGGGGAGAAACAGTCTCTGAAGCAACTCCCACAGACAAATAGTGCAACACCTGAGGGCAAACGCGATAAGCAGGTGAGCGAGGGAACACCATCAATCAGTGCTGCCGCCAAGTTTCACACCGACTCGCTCAACGTGACGGCACTCGGGCAGTACAAAACTACCTTCGCTTCAAAAGGGCAACTCAGGCTAAGCAATGATCTCGTCACCGGCAACGGACAGGTTACCAGTGGCCCGCTGAGTATCGAGACCAGTTGGAAGCACAATCTGAAGACCGGCCAGGGCAGCAGTCACTTGAACCTGCCACAGGCCACATTCACGCCGGTCAGCCCACTAAGCCACGCTATCCAGGGATTGCCCGCGGATATCGTCGACGGCACATTGAGCGCCGATGCAAAGGTACACTGGCCGCAATCAGACCGGGATCAGGTAACCCTGTCGATGGAGAACGCCGCGATCCAGTACGGGGATACGGTCGCGGTCGGCATCAACCTGTCGACCACCTTGCTACAGCAATCCGGCAACTGGGTAACCCCCACACCAGCACCGGTATCGATACAGAAAGTCGACGCGGGTGTCGCGATCGAAAACCTGCATTTTTCCCTTTCCGCTGCCAACTCTGGGGATGTAACACTCCAGCGCTTTGCCGCCGAGCTTCTGGACGGCGTGCTGACCTCCGATGCGCTGACCTGGAGCCTAAAAGGTGAGGAGCGGCAATCGCTCCTGCAGTTCACGGGTATTTCGATGGGTGCACTGGCGAAAGAAATGGAGTCCCAGAACTTTGCCGCCAGCGGGCTTCTGGACGCCACCATTCCCATCACTGCCGATGCCCTGGGCATCACCGTTGAAAACGGTACTCTACAATCCCGGGCGCCCGGTGGGCGGCTGCGGTATTACGGCGCATTTTCCCCCAGCATGCTGGGCAGTAACCCCCAGCTGAAACTGCTGGCGGGCGCCCTGGAGGATTACAACTATCAGGACATTCGTGGCACCATCACCTATCCCTTGAGCGGCGACCTGACACTCAATCTCAAATTGACCGGACGCAGTGCCGCCATTGATGCCAACCGGGATCTGATCATCAACCTCAATCTGGAAAACAACATCCCGACCATGTTGCGCTCCCTGCAAGCCAGCCGCGACCTTACGGATGTGCTGGAGCAGCAGGTACAATAGATAAGCGGACAGGAGTGAACAGAAACTGGTGGAACCACACGAACAACCAACAACAATATGAAATCGAGCGATATACGCAGAATTAGACCATTATGGCTGGCGTTCAGTCGCGGTTAATTTTGCACCATCTATAGTAACCATCAACTCTCCCCAGGCTGCCGTCCAGGAGTGGTATTTACCCGGCCATAGCAGACCCTAAAGGCTGAGAAACACAGGAGTATTCAGTGAATCCAACAGGCATCAAAAAGCGCTCGAGCATTGTGCTCGCGCTGATATTGGGAGCAGCGGTGACGTCCGCCTGCACGCCAACCGTCGCGGTACAGGCCCCCAGTGAGCCAATCACCGTCAATCTGAATGTCAAAATCGAACATGAAATCCGCGTCAAGGTGGACAAAGAGCTGGATAACCTGTTCGAAGATAAAGAAGGAATCTTCTGATTTGCCGGATCATCAACCCGTTGATGCCCCATCAGAATGTTGAACCAATACAGAATTTGCCAAGGAACCCAATGCCATGCCAACCAAAGCATCGTTTAAAAAATTGATCGCTGGCCTGTTTTCGTTAAGCCTTTTCCTTGCCGTCCCTGCCAGTGCCATCACCCTGAAAGAGGCACAGAGCCAGGGGCTGGTGGGTGAAGCCAATAGTGGCTATATCGCGCCAGTACAGAGCGGATCCCCGGAAATTGAAAAGCTTGTTGCAGAGGTTAACAACAAGCGCAAAGCGGAATACGCAGCAATTGCCAAGCGTAACAATATTGATATCAGCCAGGTGGCGGCACGGGCCGCAGAGAAACTGGAAGCGCGCCTCGCCAAGGGCGAGTATTACCAGGACAACTTGGGGCGCTGGAAGCAGAAATAATCATTCAGCCATTAAAAAACCCCGCAACCCAAATCTGGATTGCGGGGTTTAATCAGGGAAATGATTAATCGCTGATTGCCTGGTAACCGTTACAGGTTGGCAAACAGAGACATGCCATCCAGTCCCTGACTCTCCATCACTTCACGCAGACGCTTCAGGGCGTCTACCTGGATTTGCCGCACGCGCTCCCGGGTAAGCCCGATTTCGCGGCCAACTTCTTCCAGTGTACTGGCTTCGTAGCCGCGCAGGCCAAAGCGGCGGGAAACCACTTCACACTGCTTGTCCGGAAGCTCGCCGAGCCAGCGGTTGATGCTGTCAAACAAGTCCTTGTCTTGCAGCAATTCCGCCGGATCAGATTCCTGTTGATCCGGAATAGTATCGACTAACGTCTTTTCAGAAGATGGGCCTATTGGTGTGTCTACCGACGTCACACGCTCGTTAAGACCCAGCATGCGTTCAACGTCTTCAACCGGCTTTTCCAGCAGATTGGCAATTTCTTCCGCTGACGGTTCATGATCCAGCTTCTGTGCCAGTTCGCGGGAAGCGCGCAGGTAAACGTTGAGTTCTTTCACCACGTGAATGGGCAGGCGAATCGTACGCGTCTGATTCATGATCGCACGTTCTATCGTCTGGCGAATCCACCAGGTGGCATAGGTGGAGAAACGGAAACCGCGCTCAGGGTCAAACTTTTCTACGGCGCGGATAAGGCCGAGGTTGCCCTCTTCAATCAGGTCCAGCAAAGCCAGGCCACGACTGACATAACGGCGGGCGATTTTCACAACCAGTCTCAGGTTGCTTTCAATCATGCGCTTACGCGCTGCCGCATCACCTCGTAGGGCCTTGCGTGCATAGTAAACTTCTTCTTCTGCCGTCAGCAGAGGAGAGAAACCGATTTCGTTGAGATATAACTGAGTGGCGTCTAGGTTCTTTGCCCCGTGGGCATCATCTAATTTACGAACAGATGTTTTCTGGGAGGAGGTTTTTGTTGTTTGAGTATTTGCTTTCTGCGAGATTGTTTCAGAGTTTTTTTTTGAAGCCTTACTCCGAGAGCGGCTTGCTTTAGTTTCGGATCCCGATGTGGATTTTTCGCAATCCATCGGTTCGGGTGAAAGATCGGCTCTGGAGCCAAATTCCAGATGATCGTGACGTTGTGCTTCCATTTCCCCAACTCCTTGTACTTTGCCTGTATCAGCCGCATCTAAAGCTTGCGATCGCTGAACAACCGGTCGCTGTCGACGCGACAGCCTCCGTTCCTGGCAACTCACCTCCGTTGGTGAGTCTTGTCACTGCAGGGCAGTTACTGCCGATCCCGGTGACTACCTCAAGTGGTTATCAATAAAAGTCCATTTTTATTACACAACAGCGTAAAGACAGGCAGATACTCGCACCGACTAACCAACACTGAGCAAATCAAGGTAAGTAGGCCATGGGGTCTACCGGCTGACCATTCCGACGAATTTCAAAGTGGAGCATATCGCGGTCGGTACCACTTGAACCCAGTTCCGCTATCCGTTGCCCCGCCTTGACCGCCGTACCCTCGCCAACAAGTAACTTGTCGTTGTGGGCATAAGCACTGAGGAACTCCTCGCTGTGCTTGATGATCAGAAGCTTGCCGTAACCTCTCAGTGCGCTTCCGGCGTAAATCACTGTGCCATCCGCTGCTGCCTGAACAGATTCCCCCTTTTTCCCGGCGATATCAACACCCTTTCGCAGGGGGTCGTTGGGCTGGAAGCGGGCAAGCACCCGGCCCCGCACTGGCCAGTGCCAATTTATGTCAAATTTGTTTCTGGCCGAATTTGACGATTTTTTTGCCACCTTGACCGGCTGTTTTACTACCTTAGGCGGAGGCTTTCTGGTCACTTTAACCGGCTGCTTCGCCGCAACCTTTGGCGCTGCTTTAACCGCTACAGGTACGCGCCCGGTGAGCTGCAGACGTTGCCCAGGGAAAATACGATAGGGCGAAGGAATGCGATTTATCGCCGCTAAGTCTTTGAAATCCTTACTATATCTCCAAGCGATCGAATAAAGCGTCTCGCCTTTGCTGACAGTGTGATGCTGGATTCTCTGACTGGGCGGTTGATTTAAAGATGAGGTGGGCGCCAGATTGCTGGCACAGGATACGACGCCGACACTCAGGGTAAGAATGACAAAAACCTTATGCGCCAAAAGGGACAAATGGCGCACATTGCGTGGCCAACTTTCCGATTTAGAGCCTTCAGAGTGTCGATTAATACGCCGTTTCATTATTCTCTTTTTACATCAAAGGGGTGCATTTATGGAAAAAGTGTCTAAAGAAAACTGCTTTTTTCGCACTTGCAAGCGATAGAAAAATTGGCATTTTCCCCGGAAAACGACCAATCGTATTTTCGGGGGAAATCCCTGGTAACAGACCTGCAAGTCAGCCGGAAATTCCCGGTAATCCAGCGGCAACCAGGATGTCAGATTTCAGTCACGACGCTTGTACGACTTTTCCTACATTGCGCCAGTGCAACCACTCGATGGCCAGCACCAGCGCCACTGCGGAAAGCGCGGCCAGCGTCGCACCCACGATATAGGAAGGCTGGCCAGCCACCGCGGCGAAATCTGCCGGAAGCGCGTTAGACATCATCGGTGCCAGCTTTCCGCTCGCCAGTTCCCCTGCCATGGCGTCCGTAGGTAATTTCCAGGGCCAAACAATTTTCAGGCTACCCAGCAACACTCCCACCAGAAACGACAGAGTTATTGAGGGAAAGCGGTGCATCAACCAGGACAGCAGGCGACTGA
It encodes:
- a CDS encoding peptidoglycan DD-metalloendopeptidase family protein produces the protein MKRRINRHSEGSKSESWPRNVRHLSLLAHKVFVILTLSVGVVSCASNLAPTSSLNQPPSQRIQHHTVSKGETLYSIAWRYSKDFKDLAAINRIPSPYRIFPGQRLQLTGRVPVAVKAAPKVAAKQPVKVTRKPPPKVVKQPVKVAKKSSNSARNKFDINWHWPVRGRVLARFQPNDPLRKGVDIAGKKGESVQAAADGTVIYAGSALRGYGKLLIIKHSEEFLSAYAHNDKLLVGEGTAVKAGQRIAELGSSGTDRDMLHFEIRRNGQPVDPMAYLP
- a CDS encoding YnbE family lipoprotein, which translates into the protein MNPTGIKKRSSIVLALILGAAVTSACTPTVAVQAPSEPITVNLNVKIEHEIRVKVDKELDNLFEDKEGIF
- a CDS encoding YdbL family protein; translated protein: MPTKASFKKLIAGLFSLSLFLAVPASAITLKEAQSQGLVGEANSGYIAPVQSGSPEIEKLVAEVNNKRKAEYAAIAKRNNIDISQVAARAAEKLEARLAKGEYYQDNLGRWKQK
- the ggt gene encoding gamma-glutamyltransferase; amino-acid sequence: MAASVHAYDRVNGEGFASRSPVLATEGMAATSQPLATQVALDILKQGGSAVDAAIAANAVQGLMEPTGNGIGGDLFAIVWSAKDKKLHGLNASGRSPKSLPFRYFADNNLDKIPSHGPLPVSVPGAVDGWFELHEKFGKLPMKDILAPAIAYANNGFPVTQLVAYYWNRSVPLLEKYPGFRETYMPGGKAPQEGELFRNERLANTLQKIADGGRDAFYKGDIAQEIGRYMKANGGFLSYEDLASHQSDWVDPVSTNYRGYDVWELPPNGQGIAALQILNILEGYDLAKLGRESPEYVHLFTEAKKLAFEDRAKYYADPAFNKLPVQELISKGYAEKRRKLINPERAAKRYDAGTVALRHGDTIYLTTADKDGNMVSLIQSNYRGMGSGMTPGDLGFILQDRGEMFSLTEGHFNQYQPGKRPFHTIIPAFVTKDGKPWMSFGVMGGATQPQMHAQIVINMVDFGLNVQEAGDAPRILHSGSSQPTDELMEDGGYLSLEDGFPMETRRTLVQMGHQIRFESGPYGGYQAIMKADNGVYHGASESRKDGNAAGY
- a CDS encoding YdbH domain-containing protein — its product is MPPFPRALKRTLKIVASTLLLLLLLGTTGWLSRHHWIPPLANQFLDGIEVRRINGLTISRTEPGLGLSIQALELVNENRLTVRVQELRLDKLMSLFRSSADQNGDKVNRAVLTLGRVEIAAEATALAKPGNQPSTSSASDTASGRLSPTVSSPSSSNASARDKGPEQVSISRGLATLYGLPLQKLLIHRLIWLNHIDTPLSLVATFRTETAQDKTANATGRQLISAELTSSRCSECRISWSLVNQISRANSQLQLFHQNIPVAELSAALTRRQNAVPQNTVVWDAEAKLEAAAQPLLNLLNAAAISMPTSPLTEGTALSGTLNARTLSELPDQIERLNGLKDITLELGADALHVELPETIGGIPLAISVNSIRPLAAKVPSLAPFQVESLAGEFSVAVSNPGSNAVNVSRPATILKSDIALATEEQIPLVEFNGEYDLAQANDLLRSPKWQKVLSPYRIGQLSGLHRITGRFSLPKVEEISNRIKNGLIHDFSATIHPAQGQSTELTVTLPEKNNPLAFAQWQRIHTRLSTESGIEISAAALPGSVTLKAADLQIASTAGAGSEPLSSDSPSLNGRLQAVQCSSLPGLHCQLQLKAELPALAVEDAAMSLKDLSVESSLTLDRPSENTQTRLVFQALNITADQLKSGAVTIDSPEVFAERAGCDMEPDTLRCNSPQLALSLAPLTLVDNQLSGVLFLEELTIEKKPWEKKPWEKKSGEKQSLKQLPQTNSATPEGKRDKQVSEGTPSISAAAKFHTDSLNVTALGQYKTTFASKGQLRLSNDLVTGNGQVTSGPLSIETSWKHNLKTGQGSSHLNLPQATFTPVSPLSHAIQGLPADIVDGTLSADAKVHWPQSDRDQVTLSMENAAIQYGDTVAVGINLSTTLLQQSGNWVTPTPAPVSIQKVDAGVAIENLHFSLSAANSGDVTLQRFAAELLDGVLTSDALTWSLKGEERQSLLQFTGISMGALAKEMESQNFAASGLLDATIPITADALGITVENGTLQSRAPGGRLRYYGAFSPSMLGSNPQLKLLAGALEDYNYQDIRGTITYPLSGDLTLNLKLTGRSAAIDANRDLIINLNLENNIPTMLRSLQASRDLTDVLEQQVQ
- the rpoS gene encoding RNA polymerase sigma factor RpoS, which codes for MEAQRHDHLEFGSRADLSPEPMDCEKSTSGSETKASRSRSKASKKNSETISQKANTQTTKTSSQKTSVRKLDDAHGAKNLDATQLYLNEIGFSPLLTAEEEVYYARKALRGDAAARKRMIESNLRLVVKIARRYVSRGLALLDLIEEGNLGLIRAVEKFDPERGFRFSTYATWWIRQTIERAIMNQTRTIRLPIHVVKELNVYLRASRELAQKLDHEPSAEEIANLLEKPVEDVERMLGLNERVTSVDTPIGPSSEKTLVDTIPDQQESDPAELLQDKDLFDSINRWLGELPDKQCEVVSRRFGLRGYEASTLEEVGREIGLTRERVRQIQVDALKRLREVMESQGLDGMSLFANL